One segment of Spiroplasma cantharicola DNA contains the following:
- the rpmE gene encoding 50S ribosomal protein L31: MPKANIHPQYFEAKIVCTTCSNEFMSGSTKGEEVRIDTCSNCHPYYTGKQNFANAEGRVEKFKEKFVKKDAKLAEAEKASLAQKAENEKKAKEAKK, translated from the coding sequence ATGCCAAAAGCAAACATACATCCACAATATTTTGAAGCTAAAATTGTTTGTACAACTTGTAGCAATGAATTCATGTCAGGATCAACAAAAGGAGAAGAAGTAAGAATAGATACTTGTTCAAATTGTCATCCTTATTACACTGGAAAACAAAACTTTGCAAATGCAGAGGGACGTGTTGAGAAATTCAAAGAAAAATTTGTTAAAAAAGATGCTAAATTAGCTGAAGCGGAAAAAGCTTCATTAGCTCAAAAAGCAGAAAATGAAAAAAAAGCAAAAGAAGCTAAAAAATAA
- a CDS encoding SPE_1075/MLC_0560 family membrane protein: MKKLWNDQLKNFSNNWKVISVKIVLLILGILLTSFGLALYQQPSVGGSQIDWLIYNVLSISIPFIEEGKVGQGVYDNYAISLTTLYVVLILFAICFSIKPTIDEYKKTKSKKAWFKFSWFILADIIITFIVPQIVGLFIAPLSQMGISELIPGARNLIFIGGFLCFVMGIALWVKSGWLLGPFNNICEQFLRLTKMNYSNGRLIIDIAILVIAFVFFPFVRGEGATKLDFLLTNFGLGTICFTFLVGPLVNQVLNILNKLFDYKKMTSLKEEKVVT; this comes from the coding sequence ATGAAAAAATTATGAAATGATCAATTAAAAAATTTTTCTAATAATTGAAAAGTTATTAGCGTTAAAATTGTTTTACTTATATTGGGTATTCTATTAACATCTTTTGGATTGGCTTTATATCAGCAACCATCAGTTGGTGGCAGTCAAATAGATTGATTAATTTATAATGTTCTTTCGATTTCAATACCTTTTATAGAGGAAGGGAAAGTTGGTCAAGGTGTTTATGATAATTATGCAATAAGTTTAACAACTCTTTATGTAGTTCTAATTCTTTTTGCTATATGTTTTTCAATCAAACCAACTATTGATGAATATAAGAAAACAAAAAGTAAAAAAGCTTGATTTAAATTTTCTTGATTTATTTTAGCAGATATAATTATAACTTTTATTGTTCCTCAAATTGTAGGATTATTTATTGCACCATTAAGTCAAATGGGTATTAGTGAATTGATCCCTGGAGCTAGAAATTTAATTTTTATTGGTGGCTTTCTATGTTTTGTAATGGGAATTGCTCTTTGAGTTAAATCAGGTTGATTATTAGGACCCTTTAATAATATATGTGAGCAGTTTCTAAGATTAACAAAAATGAATTACTCAAATGGAAGATTGATTATTGATATTGCAATATTAGTAATAGCTTTTGTATTTTTTCCATTTGTTAGAGGAGAGGGTGCTACTAAGTTAGACTTCTTATTAACTAATTTTGGTCTTGGTACTATTTGTTTTACATTTCTTGTAGGTCCCTTAGTTAATCAAGTATTAAATATCTTAAATAAATTATTTGACTATAAAAAAATGACTAGTTTAAAAGAAGAAAAGGTAGTTACTTAA
- a CDS encoding helix-turn-helix domain-containing protein: protein MHLTVEEKIKIIRDFKNSGVTATQFAPTRNVSVVSLRNWVKKYEKGGEEALKTKYEK from the coding sequence ATGCATTTGACAGTTGAAGAGAAGATTAAGATTATTAGAGATTTTAAAAATAGTGGTGTTACAGCTACTCAGTTTGCGCCAACAAGAAATGTTAGTGTAGTTTCTTTAAGAAATTGAGTTAAAAAATATGAAAAAGGCGGAGAAGAAGCACTAAAAACAAAATATGAAAAGTAG